The nucleotide sequence TACCGCTCCAATGCCTGGCAAAGTCAGCAAAGTTAACGTCAAAGCCGGTCAAACTGTGAAAAAAGGCGACGTTCTACTGTTGCTTGAAGCCATGAAGATGCAAAACGAAATTGGTTCCCCGGTTGCTGGTACTGTTAAATCAGTCAACGTCAACGCTGGTGAAAACGTAAAACCTGGCCAAATCATGGTTGTTGTCGGCTAAG is from Anaerosporomusa subterranea and encodes:
- a CDS encoding biotin/lipoyl-containing protein — encoded protein: MRKFKVNVNGVSYNVEVAEEGVAVVAAPAAAPVAPVAPSPVTAAPAAAPAPVAAAAPAEVKAGDTPVTAPMPGKVSKVNVKAGQTVKKGDVLLLLEAMKMQNEIGSPVAGTVKSVNVNAGENVKPGQIMVVVG